The sequence ATTCTGATCTGATTAAGTTCATTTAGCGCGAAACCGGCCAAGATTAGAAAAACCAGCCAGGCAATAAAAGGATGAAATGAGGTGTATTGAGTTAACTTTTTTTGAGGATTCAGGGATGGCATTAATGCGAAAAAGCAAATGATAAGTAAATTTGCTGTCAATTAAAGCATATTATAAGAACTGTACAAGCAGATTCACCTGTGCATTTACAATCTTTTAAAAAAATCCGAGAGTTAGTTATTTATTTATATAAAAATCAGTTGCTTGGTGTTTGTGTCCACCGGTCAAATGATAAACATTTAACGGTTGCAATATGCAGCGCAATGAATTTTTAATGAGATAGAGGCCAAAAACGGTCCGGTTGGGTAGCAACGTTTTTAAGACGGTGAGTGGCATTTTTAATTTTAAACGCCACCGATTCATCAGTGACTCGTTGTCTTGGATTTGCGAGGGGCTTGCCTAGAGGATTAAGAAGGCTGAGCACTTGGGTAGAGTCTGAATCAACAGGCGCTCTTTTTAAAACAATCCCGGTTTCGCCATTGGCTAATACAACGAAAGTGCCGGGCGGATAAATGCCGATTTCTTTGATCAGAAGATGGGCAAGTGATTCATCTACGGCGCTTCCCCGCTGTAAAAAAATGTCACGCAAGGCTTTTTTTACATAAAAGCCGTCGCGGTAAGACCGGGGTAAAATCATCGCACTGTAAATATCGGTAAGTGACAAAATTCGGGCTGCGATCGGGATTGAATCGCCTGATAAACCTACCGGATAACCATTACCGTCGATACGTTCGTGGTGATTATGTACGGCATTCAACCAGTCCGCATTGTTAATGCCGGCTTTTTGCAGCAAGGCACGGCCCAATTCCGGATGAGCTTTGATGATGCCTCGTTGCTGGTCCGAGAGGGGAGCGGCTTGATTCGCCAGTTTTTTTTGGAGCTCCAGCATTCCGATATTTTGGGTAAGTGCGGAGGCGATAAAGATTTTTCTATCGTCTTCATTCAGTTGTTTTCGTTTTCCCAGTAGTTCCGTCAAAACGGCGCTAAGCAGTGGATGAATATGGGAGTAACTAAAACTTTGATCCAGCAGGATGGTTCCCAGAACTGCATCGCATTGATTGTTGCAGAGCCTTTGGATGACGGCGGCTAAATCCAGAAAGTGATTTGAATAATCATCAGGCGTGTTCCCATGAATCTTGTCGAACAACTCTCTGAGTGTTTTGCCTAATAATTTCAGCGTATCATGTGTTGTGCCTTTAAAAAACTTACCGTCGTTCGGGGGTCTTGGTTTTTCAATAGGCTGAGCAGTGAAACCGAGCCGAAAAATACCCTGAGACAAAAGTATTTGCTTTTGCTTCTCGGAATTGAGCATATAGCCTTTATCGAGCAGTAACTGACCTTCTTCATCATAAACGGCCCATTCCAGCGGAATGCCGATTAATAAATCACTTTCGAGGATTTTTATTTTTTCCATAGCTTGATTCAAACGAAAAATTCACGTTCCTAAGTCTTAAAGTCATCAGTACCGCTTATAATTCACTTACCCCTTGAACAATGCCCTTGTTAAGGCTTTGGAAGGTTGTCATTCATATCTCCAAAGGCCGAAAAATCCGCTTTAAGGATTTTTGAGTAAAAAATACGGTCATTGTGAGGTGGAGCAGAATGAATTCTAAAATGTTAAGTTTAGCGGCATTTATTAACATTTGAAGAATCAAACTGGAATTTTACAGCGCTTAATGAGCGTTCAAAATAAAACGAGGTTTAGAAAGATATGTCCGGATTTTTCAGAAAATTGCTTGGTTTCATCTTGTTGGTGGCCACTGTCGGGCTGGTGACCTGTCAGTCTATGGTCAAGGCCGAGTCTGTAGATACGTTGACCGTAAATAACTCACCTTTAATACGCGGAATTCAATAATGGACAGATTACCGTCGCTGAAATTCGCTAAGCGTTTTACCGAAGATACTTTGCACCATTATTCGCCTAGAGGCCTGCTACTTTATTTCTTAGCGCTGGCTCTTATTCCAGCCGTGATCATCGGGCTTGTAAAAGGTCATGTAATGTCCATCATTGTCAATGCTTCCGGGTTTGCACTTTATTGCCTGGCGGCATTGTTGCTGCGCAGAGGTCTGGCGGCCGAAGCTCCGGCTCGAATGAACCGGTGGTTGAATTCGACCAAATGGCCATTGAAATTGACAGCGGCGCTGCTGGTTGCCGGAACAACCGGTCTGCTGGCCGTTTTAGGTGCGCGGCAAAGCCTTCCCGTGTCGTTGATCTATGCCGTTGGCGCCTTGTTGGGTATGTATTTAAGTTATGGATTTGATCGACCTAAACCGGTTCAATTGACAGAGGCGCATGGTTATTCCGGTGATGAGATCAGACAAACATTGGCGGGCGCATTTGCCACCATAAAGACCATTGAACAAGCCAATCGTAAAATTCTTAACAGTGAGCTTAATCAACGGATTGACAGCATTTGTGAAATTGCTGAAGGTGTGATCGCTGAACTGGAAGCGGACCCTCGCGGTATTCGCCGGGCTAGAAAGTTTCTTAATGTCTATCTGGACAGTGTCAAGCAAGTGACGGAAGGCTATGCAAAAACCCATAGACAATCCGCATCTCAGGAGCTGGAACAAAATTTCAGGCAAGCACTGGAAGCTATAGAGTCTGCTTTTCAGGAACAACAACAAAAGCTTTTGGAAGAAGACATGTTCGATTTGGACGTGAAAATCGAAGTACTGACCGCACAATTGAAACGCGAAGGCATCATGTGATAATGCAAAATAATTCGATGGAGAATCATCCGCTATGAGTGAACAACAAAATCAGGTAACAACAAGCGCCCCTGTGCAAATAGACGAAGGCCAAAAGACCCCGGCTCAAGAACTCGTCCCGGGTGTTCAGGCCGGCATCGTTTCTTTTCAGGAGGCTCCGGTTGAAAAACAGCAAAAAATCAGCCTGCTGTTGCAAGAGATCGATATAAAAGATACGCACTCGATTTTATTTTTCGGTAGTAAAGCCCAGGAGCAATTGACCACGGTATCGGACCGTATGCTGGAAGGCGTAAAAAACAAAGATACCGGCCCCGCCGGTGAGGATTTGAATGCGATGGTCGCGACAATTCGCGGCTTTGAAATAGACGACCTTGATCCCAATAAAAAACAGGGCTTTTTCTCAAAGTTAATGGGTAAGGCCAAGCCAGTCGTTAAGTTTGTTCAGCAATACGAAGAAGTGCGCAAACAAATTGACAGTATTACCGACAAACTGGAAAAGCATAAAACCAGTCTCTTGACCGATATTGCTTCATTGGACAGACTGTATCAGGCTAATCTTGATTATTTTCATTCGCTGGAAGATTACATCGCTGCCGGTGAAGAGAAGCTGCGTGAGCTGGATAACATCATCATTCCGGAGCAAGCCAAATTGGCCGAAAGCAGTCAGGAAGTGATCGCTTCGCAAAATTTGCGCGATTTGCGTTCGATCAGGGATGACCTGGAGCGTCGTGTTCATGATTTGCGTTTGACCCGCCAGGTATCAATGCAAAGTCTACCCAGTATCCGGCTGGTTCAGGAAAATGATAAAGGCCTGGTCAATAAAATCAATTCGACGATAGTCAACACCATACCGTTATGGCGTCAACAACTTGCGACCGCTGTGACCATTTTCAGATCATCGCAAGCAGCCGAAACAGTTAAAGCGGCTACCGATTTGACCAATGATCTGCTGGCGGCCAACGCCGAAAATCTTAAACAAGCCAATGCCGAGACGCGTAAACAGTTGGAACGGGGCGTTTTTGACATAGAAGTCGTCAAGCAGGCTAACCAGGCTTTAATAGCAACCATCGAGGAAAGTTTGCAAATTGCCGATATGGGCAAAAAAATGCGAAGCGAAGCCGTGGTGCAGCTGCAGCAGTGCGAAGCTGAATTAAGAAAAACATTGGCATCGGCTCAAGCCAGTCCGTCGGCCAAGGTATAAAATTCCTACAATTCCCAGTTTGACGATAAAAAAGGGGAAGCTTAAGCTTTGCGAGGATGTCCGCAGCAGGGATGTTGCCGTCAAGCCCCCAGGAGGGGGGGCTACGGCGTTCCTCGCAAGGCTTACGCTAACCCTCAAAGCCACATTAAAAGTTCTGGCTGATTAGATCCGGTATTTTTTGAATCGGCCGTTGGATTAAAAGTGTCTGACATGAAACAGAGGAGACCCCGTGAGTATTTTTAATAAACTGTTTGGCGAATTTGTCGATGTGATTGATTGGACCGATTCAACCAGTGATACGCTGGTTTACCGGTTTGAACGCTACGGCAACGAGATCAAATACGGCGCCATGCTGACGGTCAGAGAATCGCAAACTGCGGTGCTGGTTAACGAGGGGCGGATCGCCGATTTCTTTGAGCCCGGCCTTTATCGCCTGGAAACTCGAAATATGCCGATCATGACGACACTTGAAAGCTGGCCGCACGGATTTTCCAGTCCGTTCAAGGCGGAAGTCTATTTCTTTAACATGCGTCGATTTGCCGATTTAAAATGGGGTACCAAAAATCCGGTCATGTTGCGTGACAAGGAGTTTGGCCCGATTCGCCTCCGGGCTTTCGGTACCTATACGTTCCGGATCAAAGAGCCGTTGACCTTGATCAAGGAAATTGTCGGCACCAGCGGACACTTTCAAACCGGAGACATTGCCGAGCAATTGCGAAATCTTATTGTCGCCCGTTTTGCCGATATTCTGGGTGAGTCGGGTATTCCGGCGTTGGATTTAGCTTCAAATTACAATGAGTTAGGCGAATTCATCACACAAAAAATCAAGCCGGAATTTGAGTCCTACGGTCTGGATGTGATGCAGTTGATGGTGGAGAACATCTCCTTGCCGCCTGAAGTGGAAGCGACTTTGGATAAGCGGACCAGTATGGGAATAATCGGCGATCTTGGTCGTTATACCCAATTTCAAGCGGCTGAAGCGCTGGCGGCTGCAGCAAAGAATCCGTCCGGTGGCGCAGGGGAGGGTATTGGCATGGGGATGGGGTTTGCGATGGCTCAAAATTTGGGGCAGACCTTGAATGCCTCATCGCGACCGCCCGGTTCGGGATCTCCTCCGCCTATTCCTGAGGAAGCCACCTATTTTATCGCGGTTTCCGGTCAGCAAAGCGGTCCGTTTTCTGTTCCCGAGTTAATGGAGAAAATCAAAGTAGGAGAGTTGACGCGTGCAACCTTGGTTTGGAGCCAGGATCTGATCGAATGGACAGCCGCAGAAAAAGTCACTGCGCTGGCCTCCGCGTTTGCGCATGTTCCTCCGCCAGTCCCTAAATAATCGGCTAACCATGTCTTCAGTTATCAAAACCCGTGAAGCCAAACAATTGACGTTGCGTTTTCCGTGCAAACAATGCGGCGCAGTTATCAAATATGCACCCGGCACAGACCTGTTGGTCTGTCAGTACTGCGGCACCGAAAATCAAATTGAACAACGCACGGGGGTTATCGAAGAGTATGATCTCAAAGAAGCGCTTAAACGGGTCACAGAAACCCGAGCCGAAGCGTCCGTTCCGACAATCCATTGTGACGAATGCGGGGCAGGGTTTCAGTTCGAAGCCAAAATTCATGCGGGGGAATGTCCTTTTTGCGGGACACCGATAGTCACGGCGACTACAGAATTAAAACCGATCCAGCCTAAATCCCTGTTGCCGTTCAGTATTGACGAACCGGCTGCTCGGCAACGATTTAAACGCTGGATTGCCGGACTTTGGTTTGCTCCCAATGCGGTAAAAAAGTATGCCCGAAGTGATACAAAACTAACGGGTGTCTATCTTCCGTACTGGACGTTCGACAGCGATACGGTGACGGCCTACTCCGGAGAGCGGGGTGATGTTTATTACGTGCGGGAGGCTGTGCAGGTCGTCAAAAATAACCGAGTCGTGACTGAAATGAGGGAAGTGCCCAAAATTCGCTGGACTCCGGTCAGCGGGCAGGTCCGTCGTTTTTTCGATGATGTCCTGGTCGGTGCCAGCAGTTCATTGCCCCGCAAAATCCTGGATGCCCTGCAGCCCTGGGATTTGTACGCGTTAATTCCCTATGACGAGAACTATCTGAGCGGTTTTCGCAGTGAATATTATCAGGTCGAATTGGCGGAGGGCTTTGATCATGCCCGGCAGATCATGGATGACCAGATTTACCGTGACATTTGCCACGATATCGGCGGTGATCATCAGCGTATTCACCAAGTCGAGACCCGGCACAGTAGAACGACATACAAGCATTGTTTGCTGCCGGTTTGGTCGGCGGCGTTTCGTTACAAGGATAAATCCTACCGCTTTGTCATCAATGGCCGTTCCGGTAAAGTTCAGGGCGAACGCCCTTACAGTGTTTGGAAAATAACCTTCGCCTTACTGGCTTCGTTAATGCTGGCAGCTGGCGTTTACTACTATCTTGATAAGTCCGGCGCCTTGCAGAAAATGCAGAAAAACGGAGTGGTCATTCAGCAGTATTCTATTGAACAGCCGATTCGTTATTAAAAAGACAGTTGAGCAGGCTTGAATTCAATGCCTTTTTCTTCTCAAAATGAGAGTTACCGGTTAGAACTGATAACTTGTCAGTAAAGAATCACTTGGTGGTAGAATGACAAGTTTTGAAGAAATAGCTTCCAATATGCGCGTAGTCAGGGGGTTAGCACACTTGCAGCCATTACTAAAAGGTTGTGTGCTTACGATTGGAAATTTTGATGGTTTACATTTAGGTCACCGGGCTTTAATAGAAAAATTGGCCGAAAAAGGCAGGCAAATGAATTTGCCGGTCGTGGTCATTATTTTCGAGCCACAGCCTCAAGAGTATTTTATGGGCGATAATGCGCCCTCAAGATTAATGCGGTTGCGCGAAAAAGTGACTCAATTTTCGACGCTTCCGGTGGACATCCTGTTGGTCATGAAGTTTGACATGCACTTTGCCAATTCGGATGCCGAAGATTTTATACGCGAAGTGCTGGTAGCAAAGCTGAATGTAAAACACCTGGTTGTGGGTGATGATTTTCATTTTGGTAAAGCGCGTAAAGGTAATTTTGCGTTACTTAACCATAAAAGCCAGGAGTACGGATTTAAGGTTGAAGATTCTCAATCTTACCGCTTGTCGGGCCACAGAATCAGCAGCACATTGATTCGTGACGCATTGGGTGAGGGAGATTTGCCGATGGCTGAAAAAATGCTGGGCCGCAGCTATTCGATTTGCGGCCGGGTTGCTTACGGCGAGCGCGTGGGAAGAACCATCGGTTTTCCTACGGCGAATATCAGGTTGTTGAGAAGAAATACACCAATCGACGGCGTATTCGCTGTCAGGGTGTCCGGATTGGATGACACGGCTTT comes from Methylicorpusculum oleiharenae and encodes:
- a CDS encoding primosomal protein N' (replication factor Y) - superfamily II helicase — encoded protein: MSSVIKTREAKQLTLRFPCKQCGAVIKYAPGTDLLVCQYCGTENQIEQRTGVIEEYDLKEALKRVTETRAEASVPTIHCDECGAGFQFEAKIHAGECPFCGTPIVTATTELKPIQPKSLLPFSIDEPAARQRFKRWIAGLWFAPNAVKKYARSDTKLTGVYLPYWTFDSDTVTAYSGERGDVYYVREAVQVVKNNRVVTEMREVPKIRWTPVSGQVRRFFDDVLVGASSSLPRKILDALQPWDLYALIPYDENYLSGFRSEYYQVELAEGFDHARQIMDDQIYRDICHDIGGDHQRIHQVETRHSRTTYKHCLLPVWSAAFRYKDKSYRFVINGRSGKVQGERPYSVWKITFALLASLMLAAGVYYYLDKSGALQKMQKNGVVIQQYSIEQPIRY
- a CDS encoding SPFH domain-containing protein, with product MSIFNKLFGEFVDVIDWTDSTSDTLVYRFERYGNEIKYGAMLTVRESQTAVLVNEGRIADFFEPGLYRLETRNMPIMTTLESWPHGFSSPFKAEVYFFNMRRFADLKWGTKNPVMLRDKEFGPIRLRAFGTYTFRIKEPLTLIKEIVGTSGHFQTGDIAEQLRNLIVARFADILGESGIPALDLASNYNELGEFITQKIKPEFESYGLDVMQLMVENISLPPEVEATLDKRTSMGIIGDLGRYTQFQAAEALAAAAKNPSGGAGEGIGMGMGFAMAQNLGQTLNASSRPPGSGSPPPIPEEATYFIAVSGQQSGPFSVPELMEKIKVGELTRATLVWSQDLIEWTAAEKVTALASAFAHVPPPVPK
- the ribF gene encoding bifunctional riboflavin kinase/FAD synthetase, which codes for MTSFEEIASNMRVVRGLAHLQPLLKGCVLTIGNFDGLHLGHRALIEKLAEKGRQMNLPVVVIIFEPQPQEYFMGDNAPSRLMRLREKVTQFSTLPVDILLVMKFDMHFANSDAEDFIREVLVAKLNVKHLVVGDDFHFGKARKGNFALLNHKSQEYGFKVEDSQSYRLSGHRISSTLIRDALGEGDLPMAEKMLGRSYSICGRVAYGERVGRTIGFPTANIRLLRRNTPIDGVFAVRVSGLDDTALPGVANVGTRPTVNGASKVTLETHLFDFNRDIYGRQIEVHFIKKIRDERRFESLQELKTQIEKDVTEAKEFLLK
- a CDS encoding HD-GYP domain-containing protein, whose translation is MEKIKILESDLLIGIPLEWAVYDEEGQLLLDKGYMLNSEKQKQILLSQGIFRLGFTAQPIEKPRPPNDGKFFKGTTHDTLKLLGKTLRELFDKIHGNTPDDYSNHFLDLAAVIQRLCNNQCDAVLGTILLDQSFSYSHIHPLLSAVLTELLGKRKQLNEDDRKIFIASALTQNIGMLELQKKLANQAAPLSDQQRGIIKAHPELGRALLQKAGINNADWLNAVHNHHERIDGNGYPVGLSGDSIPIAARILSLTDIYSAMILPRSYRDGFYVKKALRDIFLQRGSAVDESLAHLLIKEIGIYPPGTFVVLANGETGIVLKRAPVDSDSTQVLSLLNPLGKPLANPRQRVTDESVAFKIKNATHRLKNVATQPDRFWPLSH
- a CDS encoding toxic anion resistance protein, coding for MSEQQNQVTTSAPVQIDEGQKTPAQELVPGVQAGIVSFQEAPVEKQQKISLLLQEIDIKDTHSILFFGSKAQEQLTTVSDRMLEGVKNKDTGPAGEDLNAMVATIRGFEIDDLDPNKKQGFFSKLMGKAKPVVKFVQQYEEVRKQIDSITDKLEKHKTSLLTDIASLDRLYQANLDYFHSLEDYIAAGEEKLRELDNIIIPEQAKLAESSQEVIASQNLRDLRSIRDDLERRVHDLRLTRQVSMQSLPSIRLVQENDKGLVNKINSTIVNTIPLWRQQLATAVTIFRSSQAAETVKAATDLTNDLLAANAENLKQANAETRKQLERGVFDIEVVKQANQALIATIEESLQIADMGKKMRSEAVVQLQQCEAELRKTLASAQASPSAKV
- a CDS encoding 5-bromo-4-chloroindolyl phosphate hydrolysis family protein, with product MDRLPSLKFAKRFTEDTLHHYSPRGLLLYFLALALIPAVIIGLVKGHVMSIIVNASGFALYCLAALLLRRGLAAEAPARMNRWLNSTKWPLKLTAALLVAGTTGLLAVLGARQSLPVSLIYAVGALLGMYLSYGFDRPKPVQLTEAHGYSGDEIRQTLAGAFATIKTIEQANRKILNSELNQRIDSICEIAEGVIAELEADPRGIRRARKFLNVYLDSVKQVTEGYAKTHRQSASQELEQNFRQALEAIESAFQEQQQKLLEEDMFDLDVKIEVLTAQLKREGIM